CTTTTGAAGAAGCCTTCTTGCAAGTGCCAGATGAAGCACTTATCTACACCATGAAAGACGACCAAAAGTACTTTCCACTGTTAGATAAGCAAGGCAACTTGATCAACAAGTTCTTGTTTGTTTCTAACATTGAAAGTAAAGATCCGAGCGTGGTGATCTCGGGTAACGAGAAAGTGGTTCGCCCGCGTCTGGCAGATGCTCAGTTCTTCTTTGAAACGGATAAGAAGAAAACGCTGGAAAGCCGTCTTGAGTCACTTGATTCAGTGTTATTTCAGAAGCAGCTTGGCACACTAAAAGACAAGTCAGAGCGTATTTCGGCACTCGCAGGTTTTATTGCGGAGCTGCTTGGTGCTGATAAGGCGCTAGCAGAGCGTGCAGGTTTGCTAAGTAAAACGGATCTTATGACTGAAATGGTCATGGAGTTTACTGACGTTCAGGGCGTGATGGGTATGCATTACGCGCGTATTGATGGTGAAGCGGAAGAAGTTGCACTAGCACAAAATGAGCAATATATGCCGCGTTTTGCGGGTGATAATTTACCGTCTAACCCAATCAGTTTTGCTGTGGCGCTTGCGGATAAGTTTGATACTCTGGTTGGCATTTTTGGTATCGGCCAGACACCAAAAGGCGATAAAGACCCGTTTGCACTTCGCCGTGCTGCCATCGGCGCATTGCGTATTATGGTAGAAAAAGAACTGCCATTAGACATTCAGGATATCGTTGCCAAAGCAATGACGTTATTCGGTAATAAGCTAAGCAATGCAAATGTTGCCGATGAAGTGGTTGAGTTTATGTTAGGTCGTTTCCGTGCCTGGTACCAAGATGAAGGTATCAGCGTAGATGTGATCCAAGCAGTACTTGCAAGACGTCCAACGAGCCCAGTTGATTTTGATCGCCGAGTAAAAGCGGTTAGTCACTTTAGAACGTTGACGGAAGCTGAGGCGTTAGCCGCTGCCAATAAGCGTGTAAACAACATTCTAGCGAAGAATAACGTCGCCTCAGAAGCTGCGGTGGAGAGCTCACTCCTGCAAGAAGAAGCTGAGCAAACATTGGCTGCACAAGTTGCTGCGTTAACTGCTGAGCTTGCACCTGTTTATGCTGAAGGTGATTATCAAACTGCACTGACGCGTTTAGCGAGTCTACGTGAAGCAGTAGATAACTTCTTTGATAACGTTATGGTAATGGCGGACGATGAAGCGGTTAAAGCCAATCGTTTAGCACTACTTAGTCAGTTGAGTAAGCTATTCCTTAATACTGCAGATATTTCAGTGTTACAAAATTAATTGCTGATACAAAAGCCAGCAACTGCTGGCTTTTTGCTGATTGGTAAAAGCAAGTAAAAGGCTGTCTAGCTATGATTAAAAAACAAGGGGCAATGGCGATTGCGCTATTAGCACTTACCGCTTGTAGTAGTAACTTCCAATTGCCAACAACGTCAACTTCACCGGTTGTTGCAGGCGAGTTGGATAAGACAATGTATTTACGCGGTGACTTCACTCTGTGGGATGCCGAACCTCAGTATCGCCTTGAAGAAACACAACCGGGGATCTACGCAACAAAAGCAAGATTCATGAGCCCAGGTAAGGTGTATGAATTTAAAATTGCTGATGAGCAGTGGAGTGAAGGCTACAACTGTGGCTATAAGAGTGAAGGGCAGTTAACGCTAGGACAACCGCTGGTCGCGGATTGTAACACGGTGTATAACTACTTTAGTTTCAAGCCAAGTAAAAAAGGTTGGTACGAAATCCGCTTAGATTATCGTAATCCTCGCTCACCAAAGGTGGTGATTGTAAAATCTTAAAAAAGCGGCAGATGCCGCTTTTTTATTGTCTATGACTCATGAGTTCAAATACAAATAGTGTTAAAGAGGAGATCACTGACCTTTCTTAATCACATATTTGTAGGGAGATTCAGCCACTGCTTTGGCTACCAAAGTGTGATCCATAAATTCACAGAAGCTCGGAATGTCTCTTGTCGTTGAGGGATCATCTGCGATAACTAACAACGTCTCACCTAAGTTCATCCTTCTCACCATGCCTCTAATCATCATTACCGGTTCCGGACAACGTAAGCCTACTGCATCTAAGGTATGGTCGGTATTATCAAAACTCATTGTGGGTGGCCTTGTTCGTTACGTTGTTAGTTAGGAAAACTGCTATTTTAACCGTATGTTGTAAGTAAGCTCAAGTTTGGATAACTCAAGTCTTAGCCAACCGAGGTGAGGTAAATGCAGGTAATAAAAAAGGCAAAACAGCTGTGCCGTTTTGCCTTGGTCACCAAGTTGAAGTTGTGCGCTGGTATTGTCTTAAAGAGCCCAGTACCAGCTGGTTGGAATTAGTTATCTACGCGCTCGAATACGGTAGCGATGCCTTGGCCTAAACCAATACACATAGTTGCAAGGCCGTACTTCGCGCCTTTCTCTTCCATTAAGTTGATAAGCGTTGTGCTAATACGTGAACCTGAGCAACCAAGTGGGTGGCCGAGTGCAATTGCACCACCGTTGAGGTTTACTTTCTCATCTACCTTGTCTAGTAGACCAAGGTCTTTTAGCACTGGTAGTGATTGTGCTGCAAAGGCTTCGTTTAGTTCAGCAACATCAATATCATCAATAGTAATGCCCGCTTGCTTCAAAGCTTTTTGTGATGCTGGGACTGGACCGTAACCCATGATGGAAGGATCGCAACCTGCGACTGCCATTGATTTAACACGAGCACGAATTGGAAGACCGAGTTCTCTTGCTTTAGACTCGCTCATGACCAACATAGCAGAAGCACCGTCAGACAGCGCTGAAGAGGTACCAGCAGTTACCGTACCCGATGCTGGGTTAAATACAGGACGTAGCTGTCCTAGACCTTCTAGGCTTGTCTCTGGACGGATAACTTCGTCATGCTCGACAAGCACTGGCGTGCCATCGGCATCATGACCTTCCATTGGTAGGATTTCTTTTGCAAAACGCCCTTCAAGGGTTGCGGCATGTGCACGCTGGTGTGAACGTACGGCAAATTCATCTTGCTGCTCACGACTGATACCGTGCATTAACGCTAGGTACTCAGCCGTTAACCCCATCACACCAGCAGCTTGTGCAACTGATGTCGCAAGGCCTGGGTGAAAGTCATTACCATGTGTCATTGGTACGTGACCCATGTGCTCAACACCACCGATAAGGTAAGTGTCACCAGCACCTGTCATGATAGCGCGAGCTGCGTCATGTAATGCTTGCATTGATGAACCGCATAGACGGTTAACCGTTACCGCAGGTACAGTATGAGGGATACCTGCCAATAGTGCAGCGTTACGGCCAACGTTAAAGCCTTGCTCTAACGTTTGCTGTACACAGCCCCAGTAAATGTCGTCAATTGAGTCTGGTGCTACTTGAGGGTTACGCTCAAGTAGGCCCTTCATCAAGTGTGCGCTGAGGTCTTCGGCACGTTTATGCTTAAATACACCGCCTTTTGAACGGCCCATTGGGGTACGAATACAATCTACGATTACCGCGTTTTCCATGTTACTGGCCCTCCACTTGATAGAACACTTTACCTTCATCTGCCCACTGTCTAGTTTGCTCAGAAACTTGATAAATTTCACCAAGGTGAGCGTACTTGTCAGCCATTGCTACAAAGTTTGCAAGGCCAATTTGGTCTAGATAGCGGAATGCACCACCTCTGAATGGAGGGAAGCCAATACCGTAGAT
This genomic interval from Pseudoalteromonas galatheae contains the following:
- the tusA gene encoding sulfurtransferase TusA; the protein is MSFDNTDHTLDAVGLRCPEPVMMIRGMVRRMNLGETLLVIADDPSTTRDIPSFCEFMDHTLVAKAVAESPYKYVIKKGQ
- the fadA gene encoding acetyl-CoA C-acyltransferase FadA, producing the protein MENAVIVDCIRTPMGRSKGGVFKHKRAEDLSAHLMKGLLERNPQVAPDSIDDIYWGCVQQTLEQGFNVGRNAALLAGIPHTVPAVTVNRLCGSSMQALHDAARAIMTGAGDTYLIGGVEHMGHVPMTHGNDFHPGLATSVAQAAGVMGLTAEYLALMHGISREQQDEFAVRSHQRAHAATLEGRFAKEILPMEGHDADGTPVLVEHDEVIRPETSLEGLGQLRPVFNPASGTVTAGTSSALSDGASAMLVMSESKARELGLPIRARVKSMAVAGCDPSIMGYGPVPASQKALKQAGITIDDIDVAELNEAFAAQSLPVLKDLGLLDKVDEKVNLNGGAIALGHPLGCSGSRISTTLINLMEEKGAKYGLATMCIGLGQGIATVFERVDN
- the glyS gene encoding glycine--tRNA ligase subunit beta — its product is MSTENLLVEIGTEELPPKALRNLAESFAENTRQELEALELNHEGVSWYASPRRLGIQVKALQTQQADKVVEKRGPAIQAAFDADGNATKAALGWARGCGIDINDAERLETDKGTWLLHKAKVEGQQTLALLSDVINKALAKLPIPKPMRWGANKTQFIRPVHTVAALLGSQQVEGEVLGKAISNELQGHRFHHPERVRVEHADDSHVVLKGAYVIADYEARKALIRGQIEAEAEKLGAQVAMDEDLLEEVTSLVEWPVTLVASFEEAFLQVPDEALIYTMKDDQKYFPLLDKQGNLINKFLFVSNIESKDPSVVISGNEKVVRPRLADAQFFFETDKKKTLESRLESLDSVLFQKQLGTLKDKSERISALAGFIAELLGADKALAERAGLLSKTDLMTEMVMEFTDVQGVMGMHYARIDGEAEEVALAQNEQYMPRFAGDNLPSNPISFAVALADKFDTLVGIFGIGQTPKGDKDPFALRRAAIGALRIMVEKELPLDIQDIVAKAMTLFGNKLSNANVADEVVEFMLGRFRAWYQDEGISVDVIQAVLARRPTSPVDFDRRVKAVSHFRTLTEAEALAAANKRVNNILAKNNVASEAAVESSLLQEEAEQTLAAQVAALTAELAPVYAEGDYQTALTRLASLREAVDNFFDNVMVMADDEAVKANRLALLSQLSKLFLNTADISVLQN